A genomic segment from Amycolatopsis camponoti encodes:
- a CDS encoding TetR/AcrR family transcriptional regulator translates to MPGADSERPMRADARRNYERIVATAKDLFTAHGADVPLDDIAKKAGVGAGTLYRHFPTREKLFEAVYRDEIEVLADRAYVLHDELAPWEALEAWLREQVTWVVERHKLATVLKESIDSGSETFQYCQVRLREAVGVLVDAAAGLIRPDVAGPDVLRLAHGAGMAVRNCSPEDGKRVLTVILDGLRA, encoded by the coding sequence ATGCCGGGTGCGGACTCGGAGCGTCCGATGCGGGCGGACGCGCGGCGCAACTACGAGCGCATCGTCGCGACGGCGAAGGATCTCTTCACCGCGCACGGCGCCGACGTGCCGCTGGACGACATCGCGAAGAAGGCCGGGGTGGGGGCGGGCACGCTGTACCGGCACTTCCCGACGCGCGAAAAGCTGTTCGAAGCGGTCTACCGCGACGAGATCGAGGTGCTCGCCGACCGCGCGTACGTACTGCACGACGAGCTGGCGCCGTGGGAGGCTCTCGAGGCCTGGCTGCGGGAACAGGTCACCTGGGTCGTGGAGCGGCACAAGCTGGCGACGGTGCTCAAGGAGTCGATCGACTCGGGCTCGGAGACGTTCCAGTACTGCCAGGTGCGGCTGCGGGAAGCGGTCGGGGTGCTGGTCGACGCGGCCGCGGGGCTGATCCGGCCCGACGTCGCGGGGCCCGACGTCCTGCGGCTGGCCCACGGGGCGGGCATGGCGGTGCGCAACTGCAGCCCCGAGGACGGGAAACGCGTGCTGACCGTGATCCTGGACGGCCTGCGCGCGTGA
- a CDS encoding MFS transporter yields the protein MSQQTIHPAVEPAPARRSGLVLAIILTCQLMLILDATVMNVALPRIQADLGFSATGLSWVMTAYSLVFGGLLLLGGRAGDLFGRRRMFVAGTALFTLASLAGGLAGSATLLIAARVLQGVGAAMAGPSTLALVTTTFTEAKARIRALALFSAMSSGGFAIGLIVGGLLTEWISWRAALFINVPFGLAIVLLAPRFVPEPARRPAHLDLPGAITGTLGVGSLVFAFTHAASDGWGNPVTLGSLAGGLALLTAFVAIEARTAMPLVPLRLFADRDRSAAYVNFFLGPMAMMSMFFFLTQFMQDVRHFAALATGFAFLPMAALIFTMSRLVPRLLPRYGPKPLAVTGTLLMLAGVGWLAMLTTTSAYFPALLGPLVLMGLGGGLAFAPLNVIVMATVPNDDAGAAGGVLQTMQQVGSTLGLAVLVTVFGATTRSSGATGAQLVVDGMTSAFATAAVFAAGTVLVALTFRRVTASARP from the coding sequence TTGTCCCAGCAAACGATCCATCCTGCGGTCGAGCCTGCCCCGGCGCGCCGCAGCGGGCTGGTCCTCGCGATCATCCTCACCTGTCAGCTCATGCTCATCCTCGACGCGACCGTCATGAATGTCGCGCTCCCACGCATCCAGGCCGACCTGGGGTTTTCGGCCACCGGCCTGTCCTGGGTGATGACGGCCTACAGCCTGGTCTTCGGCGGTCTCCTGCTGCTCGGCGGCCGCGCCGGCGACCTGTTCGGGCGACGCCGGATGTTCGTCGCGGGCACCGCCCTGTTCACCCTCGCGTCGCTGGCCGGCGGCCTCGCCGGCTCGGCCACGCTGCTCATCGCCGCCCGCGTCCTGCAGGGCGTCGGCGCCGCCATGGCCGGTCCGAGCACCCTGGCGCTGGTCACGACCACGTTCACCGAGGCCAAGGCCCGCATCCGGGCGCTCGCGCTGTTCTCCGCCATGTCCAGTGGCGGGTTCGCGATCGGCCTGATCGTCGGCGGCCTGCTCACCGAGTGGATCTCGTGGCGCGCGGCGCTGTTCATCAACGTCCCGTTCGGCCTCGCGATCGTGCTGCTCGCACCCCGGTTCGTCCCCGAACCGGCCCGCCGCCCCGCGCACCTCGACCTGCCCGGCGCGATCACCGGCACCCTGGGCGTCGGCTCGCTCGTGTTCGCCTTCACCCACGCGGCGTCCGACGGCTGGGGCAACCCGGTGACGCTCGGCTCGCTCGCCGGCGGGCTGGCGCTGCTGACGGCGTTCGTCGCGATCGAGGCCCGCACCGCGATGCCGCTGGTCCCGCTCCGGCTGTTCGCCGACCGCGACCGCAGCGCGGCCTACGTCAACTTCTTCCTCGGCCCGATGGCCATGATGTCGATGTTCTTCTTCCTCACCCAGTTCATGCAGGACGTCCGGCACTTCGCCGCGCTGGCCACCGGCTTCGCGTTCCTGCCGATGGCGGCGCTGATCTTCACGATGAGCCGGCTCGTGCCGCGGCTGCTCCCGCGCTACGGCCCGAAGCCGCTCGCCGTCACCGGCACGCTGCTGATGCTGGCGGGCGTCGGCTGGCTGGCGATGCTGACGACCACCAGCGCGTACTTCCCCGCGTTGCTGGGGCCGCTGGTGCTGATGGGGCTCGGGGGCGGGCTGGCGTTCGCGCCGCTCAACGTGATCGTGATGGCCACCGTGCCGAACGACGACGCGGGCGCGGCGGGCGGCGTCCTGCAGACGATGCAGCAGGTCGGCAGCACGCTGGGGCTGGCCGTGCTGGTCACGGTGTTCGGCGCGACGACCCGCTCGTCGGGCGCGACGGGAGCTCAGCTCGTCGTCGACGGCATGACGTCGGCCTTCGCGACGGCCGCGGTGTTCGCGGCGGGCACGGTCCTGGTGGCGCTGACGTTCCGGCGGGTTACAGCTTCTGCCCGGCCTTGA